A window of the Lactuca sativa cultivar Salinas chromosome 5, Lsat_Salinas_v11, whole genome shotgun sequence genome harbors these coding sequences:
- the LOC111912452 gene encoding cysteine protease RD19A, whose protein sequence is MDRQFSLLLAFSLLIAGVAATSFAADESGGDIFIRQVVEDEDHQLNAEEDHFGAFKRKFMKSYASQEEHDYRLSVFKSNLRRAERHQKLDPSAVHGVTQFSDMTPEEFSKHLGLRSRLKFPADASEAPILPTDNLPDDFDWRDHGAVTGVKNQGSCGSCWSFSTTGALEGANFLATGKLESLSEQQLVDCDHECDPEEKGSCDAGCNGGLMNSAFEYTLKAGGLMREKDYPYTAKDHGTCKFDKTKVVASVSNFSVVSLDENQIAANLVKHGPLAVAINAVYMQTYIGGVSCPFVCSKRLDHGVLLVGYGASGYAPIRLKEKPYWIIKNSWGENWGENGYYKICKGHNVCGVDSMVSTVAAIHRH, encoded by the exons ATGGATCGTCAATTCTCACTCCTCCTCGCTTTTTCTCTTTTGATCGCCGGCGTCGCTGCCACCTCTTTCGCTGCCGATGAATCCGGAGGCGATATATTCATCCGTCAGGTGGTGGAGGATGAAGATCACCAGTTAAATGCCGAGGAAGACCACTTCGGTGCCTTCAAGCGCAAGTTTATGAAATCCTACGCATCCCAGGAGGAGCACGATTACAGGTTATCAGTTTTTAAGTCTAACCTGCGCCGTGCTGAGCGCCACCAGAAGCTTGATCCTTCGGCTGTCCACGGAGTTACTCAGTTCTCTGACATGACGCCAGAGGAGTTCAGTAAACACCTCGGATTAAGGTCTCGTCTCAAGTTCCCCGCCGATGCTAGCGAAGCTCCGATCCTTCCGACCGATAATCTTCCAGACGATTTCGATTGGCGAGATCATGGTGCCGTTACTGGTGTGAAGAATCAG GGTTCATGTGGATCATGCTGGTCGTTTAGTACAACCGGAGCTTTAGAAGGAGCAAATTTCCTTGCGACTGGGAAGCTAGAGAGCCTTAGCGAGCAGCAACTCGTTGATTGTGATCATGAG TGTGATCCAGAAGAAAAAGGATCATGCGACGCAGGCTGCAATGGAGGTCTGATGAACAGCGCATTCGAGTACACTCTAAAAGCCGGTggactcatgagagagaaggaCTACCCTTACACAGCCAAGGACCATGGAACCTGCAAATTCGACAAAACCAAAGTCGTGGCATCCGTGAGCAACTTCAGCGTGGTCTCACTTGACGAAAACCAGATCGCTGCTAATCTGGTCAAACATGGTCCTCTTGCAGTTGCTATCAATGCGGTTTATATGCAAACGTATATTGGGGGAGTGTCATGCCCGTTTGTATGCTCAAAGAGATTAGACCATGGTGTGTTATTAGTTGGTTATGGTGCTTCTGGTTATGCTCCCATAAGATTGAAGGAGAAGCCATACTGGATTATCAAGAACTCATGGGGAGAGAATTGGGGTGAAAACGGGTATTACAAGATCTGCAAGGGTCACAATGTTTGTGGTGTCGATTCCATGGTCTCCACTGTTGCTGCAATCCATCGTCACTAG
- the LOC111912484 gene encoding V-type proton ATPase subunit a3, with translation MAEDGGGGWFPPMDLFRSEPMHLVQLIIPIESVHSTISYLGDIGLIQFKDLNADKSPFQRTYASQIKRCGEMARKLRFFKDQMSKAGTTWSLKPNILADIHLDDVELRLGELEAELIEINTNNEKLQRSYNELTEYKLVLIKAGEFFKAAQNIATAKQREFSSNKLPAESLTIPLLKDDESENDLSKQVKLGFLTGLVPKEKAMAFERILFRATRGNVFLRQAPLEEPVVDPTSGQKVQKNVFAVFFSGERVKSKVVKISDAFGANRYPFAEDLAKQSQILKEVSGRISELKMTIHAGLLHQGTLLQKIGEQHEHWNQVVRKEKAIYHILNMLSIDVTKKCLVAEGWSPVYATKRIRHALRKAAIDSSSQVGSIFRVLHTKKLPPTFFRTNKFTESFQAIVDAYGVARYQEANPGVYTVVTFPFLFAVMFGDWGHGICLLLATLYLISKEKKFYGQKLGDIVEMTFGGRYVILLMSLFSIYTGLIYNEFFSVPFELFGPSAYACRDDSCRDATTIGSIKVRDTYPFGVDPIWHGTRSELPFLNSLKMKMSILIGVAQMNLGIILSFVNALYFRNSLNIWFQFIPQMIFLNGLFGYLSLLIIAKWYTGSKADLYHIMIYMFLSPTDDLGENQLFNNQKTIQIGLLLLSLIAVPWMLFPKPFILKSQHNLRHGDIDEYELLEDIDDSLHGEANVDSEGDHEFEFSEVFVHQLIHTIEFVLGAVSNTASYLRLWALSLAHSELSAVFYEKVLLLAWGYNNVVILIIGIVVFIFATAGVLLVMETLSAFLHALRLHWVEFQNKFYGGNGHQFRPFSFQLLGNEDEST, from the exons ATGGCGGAGGACGGAGGAGGTGGATGGTTTCCGCCGATGGATCTATTCCGTTCAGAGCCCATGCATTTGGTACAACTCATCATTCCTATAGAGTCCGTTCACTCGACAATCTCTTACCTCGGAGATATTGGCCTCATTCAATTCAAAGAT CTGAATGCAGACAAAAGTCCTTTCCAGAGAACATATGCAAGCCAG atcaaaagatgTGGAGAAATGGCACGAAAGCTGCGGTTcttcaaagatcaaatgtcaaaggcGGGTACCACATGGTCATTAAAACCTAATATATTAGCTGATATTCATCTGGATGATGTAGAG TTGAGACTTGGAGAACTTGAAGCAGAGCTGATTGAAATAAACACAAATAATGAAAAGTTGCAGCGTAGTTATAATGAGCTTACAGAATATAAGCTAGTTCTAATAAAG GCTGGAGAATTTTTCAAAGCTGCACAAAACATTGCTACAGCTAAGCAAAGAGAGTTTTCATCAAATAAACTGCCTGCTGAATCCTTGACAATTCCTCTATTGAAGGatgat GAATCAGAAAATGACCTAAGCAaacaagtgaaattagggtttctgactgGGCTTGTGCCTAAAGAAAAAGCTATGGCTTTTGAGAGGATTTTATTTCGTGCTACAAGGGGTAATGTGTTTTTAAGACAGGCTCCTCTTGAAGAACCTGTGGTTGATCCTACTTCAGGACAGAAGGTTCAGAAAAATGTTTTTGCTGTTTTCTTTTCTGGAGAAAGAGTGAAGAGCAAAGTTGTTAAAATAAGTGATGCTTTTGGAGCAAATCGTTACCCTTTTGCAGAAGATCTTGCAAAACAATCACAGATATTAAAAGAGGTATCTGGAAGGATATCTGAGCTAAAGATGACAATACATGCTGGACTTTTGCACCAAGGCACTTTGTTACAAAAAATAGGAGAACAACACGAACATTGGAATCAAGTg GTAAGGAAGGAGAAAGCTATTTATCACATTTTAAACATGCTGAGTATTGATGTGACAAAAAAGTGTCTTGTGGCTGAAGGGTGGAGCCCTGTATATGCAACCAAACGG ATTCGGCATGCACTTCGGAAGGCAGCAATTGACTCAAGCTCACAAGTTGGCTCCATATTCCGTGTTTTGCACACAAAAAAGTTACCTCCAACTTTTTTCCGAACAAATAAATTTACAGAGTCCTTTCAGGCAATTGTTGATGCATATGG GGTGGCTAGGTACCAAGAAGCAAACCCTGGAGTATACACTGTTGTCACATTCCCATTTCTGTTTGCTGTAATGTTTGGTGATTGGGGTCATGGTATATGCCTTCTTCTAGCAACTTTATATTTAATATCAAAGGAGAAGAAATTTTATGGTCAG AAGCTTGGAGACATTGTGGAGATGACATTTGGTGGGCGTTATGTCATATTGTTAATGTCACTTTTCTCCATCTACACAGGATTGATATACAATGAGTTTTTCTCTGTTCCTTTTGAGTTATTCGGTCCTTCAGCCTATGCTTGTCGGGATGATTCTTGCAG AGATGCTACAACTATAGGGTCGATAAAGGTGCGTGATACTTACCCATTTGGTGTGGATCCTATATGGCATGGGACTCGTAGTGAGTTGCCATTTCTCAACTCGTTGAAGATGAAAATGTCGATTCTTATTGGGGTAGCACAAATGAACCTTGggattattttgagttttgtcaaTGCCTTGTATTTTAGAAATAGCTTGAATATATG GTTCCAATTTATTCCACAGATGATTTTTTTGAATGGTCTGTTTGGATACCTTTCCCTTCTTATAATCGCAAAGTGGTACACTGGTTCAAAAGCTGATTTATACCATATAATGATATACATGTTCCTAAGCCCCACTGATGATCTTGGTGAAAACCAGCTTTTTAATAACCAGAAGACAATTCAG ATTGGGCTGCTACTACTTTCACTAATTGCAGTCCCATGGATGCTGTTCCCTAAGCCTTTCATTTTGAAATCACAACATAACCTG AGACATGGAGATATAGATGAGTATGAACTGCTGGAAGACATAGACGACTCTTTGCATGGAGAGGCTAATGTTGATTCGGAGGGTGATCATGAATTCGAGTTCAGTGAAGTATTTGTTCATCAACTCATCCATACAATAGAATTTGTTCTTGGGGCTGTATCAAATACAGCTTCATACCTTCGTTTATGGGCACTCAG TTTGGCACATTCGGAGTTGTCAGCTGTATTCTACGAGAAGGTTCTTCTACTTGCATGGgg GTATAACAACGTTGTCATCCTCATCATAGGCATCGTTGTATTCATTTTTGCAACAGCAGGAGTGTTGCTAGTAATGGAAACCCTAAGTGCTTTCCTACACGCATTAAGACTTCACTGGGTGGAATTCCAAAACAAGTTTTACGGAGGAAACGGACATCAATTTCGTCCCTTCTCCTTTCAATTACTCGGTAACGAGGATGAATCAACTTAA